Proteins encoded together in one Salmo trutta chromosome 3, fSalTru1.1, whole genome shotgun sequence window:
- the LOC115163962 gene encoding probable G-protein coupled receptor 151 yields the protein MDNLPGVNVSTANSSTVDRLRPSFIERGSYELLDPGELHVLVPVILGVICFLGLAGTLTAMGILISNAHRGKLSLINALILNLMFADGLVLAFALPFRAVAFSKPTWTLGWAVCKTCDWFLQSCMVAKSFTVAVMAKACYRYVSNPTKQVSISLRSILLVMWFLWLSACSAPIPTWLFSSLRRETRGMVCVQVVPPEAQDFMSVYVKAYPLGVFCAPLSFALLYFWWAYGRCQRRCSKTQNLRTQIRSRKLMLMLFSLTVAMAMLWLPQWVVWVWERHAAEREAQGPREEEPFVVFSPPLLFSISALLLTFSLSLVNPVIVLSLSEEFTEGYRGLWRRLTLRKHTPSNPNPKPGPHAPTAPQSPCPRPETSGQLQGGDGSLGPIPSQETRVDPQPQVEQGGVEEVDTEGESPRDGIVLLDVEQFWHERETGSMTEENDPIPWEHQEGAPAEGRK from the coding sequence ATGGATAATCTGCCAGGGGTGAACGTATCCACTGCTAATAGCTCCACTGTGGACCGACTTCGTCCTTCGTTCATAGAGCGTGGTTCCTACGAGCTCTTGGATCCAGGCGAGCTGCATGTCCTTGTGCCTGTCATTCTGGGGGTGATCTGTTTTCTGGGGCTGGCTGGTACTCTCACAGCTATGGGCATCCTGATCTCCAATGCCCACCGTGGGAAACTCTCCCTCATCAATGCTCTCATCCTCAACCTGATGTTTGCCGACGGCCTTGTCCTGGCGTTTGCCCTCCCGTTCCGTGCCGTTGCCTTCTCCAAACCCACCTGGACGCTTGGCTGGGCGGTGTGCAAGACCTGTGATTGGTTCCTGCAAAGCTGCATGGTTGCAAAGAGTTTTACCGTAGCGGTGATGGCTAAGGCTTGTTACCGTTACGTCTCTAACCCGACTAAACAGGTCAGCATCAGTCTACGCTCCATCCTATTGGTGATGTGGTTCCTCTGGCTGTCTGCCTGCTCCGCTCCCATCCCTACCTGGCTGTTCTCCTCACTGCGGAGAGAGACCcgggggatggtgtgtgtgcaGGTGGTTCCCCCCGAGGCGCAGGACTTCATGTCGGTCTACGTCAAGGCGTACCCCCTTGGTGTGTTCTGCGCCCCTTTGAGTTTTGCCCTGCTGTATTTCTGGTGGGCGTATGGGCGGTGCCAGCGGCGCTGTAGTAAGACCCAGAACCTCCGAACGCAGATCAGATCCAGGAAGCTCATGCTGATGTTGTTCAGTCTGACGGTAGCCATGGCGATGCTGTGGCTGCCGCAGTGGGTAGTCTGGGTGTGGGAGCGGCACGCCGCAGAGCGAGAGGCACAAGGACCGAGAGAGGAAGAACCCTTTGTcgtcttctctccccctctcctcttctccatctccGCCCTGctcctcaccttctctctctccctggtgaaCCCCGTCATCGTCCTCTCTCTGTCGGAGGAGTTCACAGAGGGGTACAGGGGTCTGTGGAGGCGCCTTACTCTTCGTAAACACACCCCGTCCAACCCAAACCCCAAACCCGGGCCCCACGCACCCACCGCCCCCCAGTCCCCTTGCCCACGACCGGAGACCTCAGGCCAGCTGCAGGGAGGAGACGGAAGCCTAGGCCCCATCCCTAGCCAGGAGACTAGAGTTGATCCCCAGCCCCAGGTGGAgcagggaggggtggaggaggtggaTACGGAGGGAGAGAGCCCCCGGGATGGGATCGTGCTGCTGGATGTGGAGCAGTTCTggcatgagagagagacaggctcgATGACAGAGGAAAATGATCCCATACCCTGGGAGCACCAGGAGGGAGCACCAGCCGAGGGGAGGAAGTGA